A genomic region of Pseudomonas sp. RSB 5.4 contains the following coding sequences:
- the ettA gene encoding energy-dependent translational throttle protein EttA, protein MAQYVFTMHRLGKVVPPKREILKNISLSFFPGAKIGVLGLNGSGKSTLLKIMAGVDTEFEGEARPMPDLNIGYLPQEPQLDPTKTVREVVEEAVSVIKDAQARLDEVYAAYADPDADFDKLAAEQAKLEAILQASDGHNLERQLEVAADALRLPAWDAKVEHLSGGEKRRVALCRLLLSAPDMLLLDEPTNHLDADSVAWLEHFLHDFPGTVVAITHDRYFLDNVAGWILELDRGAGIPYEGNYSGWLEAKSDRLAAESKQQSAHEKAMKEELEWVRKGAKARQSKSKARLQRFEEMQSQEFQKRSETNEIYIPAGPRLGDKVIEFKNVTKGYGDRVLIDNLSFSMPKGAIVGVIGGNGAGKSTLFRMLMGKETPDSGTIEVGETVQLACVDQSREDLDGSKTVFQQISDGSDQIRIGNYEIPSRTYVGRFNFKGGDQQKFVKDLSGGERGRLHLALTLKEGGNVLLLDEPSNDLDVETLRSLEEALLDFPGAAIVISHDRWFLDRVATHILAYEDDSQAVFFEGNYTEYEADRKKRLGEAAAQPHRVRHKKLA, encoded by the coding sequence ATGGCTCAATACGTCTTCACCATGCATCGGCTGGGCAAAGTTGTTCCGCCGAAGCGGGAAATCCTGAAAAACATTTCGCTGTCGTTCTTCCCCGGCGCCAAGATCGGCGTACTCGGCCTCAACGGTTCGGGTAAGTCCACGCTGCTGAAAATCATGGCCGGCGTCGACACCGAGTTCGAGGGCGAAGCCCGTCCGATGCCGGATCTGAACATCGGTTATCTGCCGCAAGAGCCACAACTTGATCCGACCAAGACTGTGCGTGAAGTGGTCGAGGAAGCGGTCAGCGTGATCAAGGATGCGCAGGCGCGTCTGGACGAGGTCTATGCCGCTTACGCCGATCCGGACGCCGACTTCGACAAGCTGGCAGCCGAACAGGCCAAGCTCGAAGCGATCCTGCAGGCCAGCGATGGTCATAACCTGGAGCGTCAACTGGAAGTCGCTGCCGACGCCCTGCGTCTGCCGGCCTGGGACGCCAAGGTCGAACACCTGTCCGGTGGTGAAAAACGTCGTGTGGCCCTGTGCCGTCTGCTGCTGTCCGCTCCGGACATGCTGCTGCTCGACGAACCGACCAACCACCTGGACGCTGATTCGGTAGCGTGGCTGGAGCACTTCCTGCACGACTTCCCGGGCACCGTGGTCGCGATCACGCACGACCGTTACTTCCTCGACAACGTTGCCGGCTGGATTCTGGAACTCGACCGCGGCGCGGGCATTCCTTACGAGGGCAACTACTCGGGTTGGCTCGAAGCCAAGTCCGATCGTCTGGCGGCCGAATCCAAGCAGCAGTCGGCTCACGAAAAAGCCATGAAGGAAGAACTGGAGTGGGTGCGCAAAGGCGCGAAAGCCCGTCAGTCGAAATCCAAGGCTCGTCTGCAACGCTTCGAAGAAATGCAGTCGCAGGAATTCCAGAAGCGTTCGGAAACCAACGAGATCTACATCCCGGCCGGTCCGCGTCTGGGCGACAAGGTCATCGAGTTCAAGAACGTCACCAAGGGCTACGGCGATCGCGTGCTGATCGACAACCTGTCGTTCTCCATGCCGAAGGGCGCCATTGTCGGCGTGATCGGTGGTAACGGTGCCGGTAAGTCGACCCTGTTCCGCATGCTGATGGGCAAGGAAACTCCGGATTCCGGCACCATCGAAGTCGGCGAAACCGTGCAACTGGCCTGCGTGGATCAGAGCCGCGAAGACCTCGACGGCAGCAAGACCGTGTTCCAGCAGATCTCCGACGGTTCCGATCAGATCCGCATCGGCAACTACGAGATTCCGTCGCGTACTTACGTCGGTCGCTTCAACTTCAAGGGCGGCGACCAGCAGAAGTTCGTCAAGGACCTGTCCGGTGGTGAGCGCGGTCGTCTGCACCTGGCGCTGACCCTGAAGGAGGGCGGCAACGTCCTGCTGCTCGACGAACCGTCCAACGACCTCGACGTTGAAACCCTGCGTTCGCTGGAAGAAGCCCTGCTGGACTTCCCGGGCGCCGCCATTGTGATCTCTCACGATCGCTGGTTCCTGGACCGCGTCGCGACGCACATCCTGGCGTACGAAGACGACTCGCAAGCAGTGTTCTTTGAAGGTAACTACACCGAGTACGAAGCCGACCGCAAAAAGCGCCTCGGCGAAGCAGCTGCCCAGCCACATCGGGTACGCCACAAGAAACTGGCCTGA
- the morA gene encoding cyclic di-GMP receptor MorA: MSNVTPPASVSASNPGTGSPLRGTLKGALATLVLLLLALLFWQLLDQLRETQKNQRQYTIDYTADLASQVSLNMSLNAQIALNLLPIVEQPQSSDEQQALLRKLQQSLPDLRSLALLSPSGKIINDSASDSHDADYLGELVRRSRAQAHYFSNADDGSVVHLLLHQASGSTRGYWVLRLTPTFFDSLTKQGETGIRPLWLVENRLNHQIISRDEALSSARPGVLSPDDMANTVLTVPLSSSDWQLRGLFDRQRVLEELLPAFIGKCLLGLAFSMLPVIALLNMRRRQRQLHEGRRRYQDIFEGTGVALCVLDLSGLKQVFDKAQIQTSDQLKAWLDQPAQRQQLLQELRVTEVNQVALQLLNVNSCEHAWQLLIDGHPHSQCAIGNQVLDAVLQQQKQLELEIKLPDINGRDQHLWMVLRLPEEQHDYKAVILSINDITSRKLIELSLLEREGFWSDVVRTVPDHLYVQDVISQRMIFSNHHLGQTLGYNRTELHQMGEYFWEILLHPEDADYYHRSRQMQRHAGYSQLLQCQLRFRHRDGKWRRFDIREQALARDKHDQVTRIIGVAKDITEQIEASESLRDSEQRYRMLAESISDVIFSTDSKLSLNYVSPSVQAVLGYDAEWIFQNGWQSTIANPQQLSGIYTLMDRVSKALDKPEQLAQLRSQVQTQMFLFDCLRADGRKIPIELRLVLVWDEHGAFEGVLGVGRDISQQRRAEKDLRMAATVFEHSTSAILITDPAGYIVQANEAFSRVSGYAVSEVLDQLPNMLTVDEQQDAHLRYVLKQLHQHSTWEGEVWLKRRNGEHYPAWVGITAVLDDEGDLASYVCFFSDISERKASEQRIHRLAYYDALTHLPNRTLFQDRLHTALQSAERQKSWVVLMFLDLDRFKPINDSLGHAAGDRMLKDMATRLLACVDDDDTVARMGGDEFTLLLQHRSSREMALNRAIHVAEQILASLVRPFVLEGREFFVTASIGIALSPQDGNELSQLMKNADTAMYHAKERGKNNFQFYQADMNASALERLELESDLRHALEQNEFVLYYQPQFSGDGKRLTGAEALLRWRHPRRGLVPPGDFIPVLEELGLVVDVGDWVISEACRQLKTWHQNRVRVPKVSVNISARQFSDGQLGTRIATILRETGLPPACLELELTESILMREVSEAMQILAGLKNLGLSIAVDDFGTGYSSLNYLKQFPIDVLKIDRTFVDGLPSGEQDAQIARAIIAMAHSLNLAVIAEGVETHEQLDFLREHGCDEVQGYLFGRPMPASRFEAQFSNDALFMFD; this comes from the coding sequence TTGTCCAACGTTACCCCGCCAGCTTCTGTGAGCGCGTCCAATCCGGGGACCGGCTCGCCCCTGCGCGGAACACTGAAGGGTGCATTGGCGACGCTGGTACTTTTGCTGCTGGCATTGCTGTTCTGGCAGCTGCTCGATCAACTGCGCGAGACCCAGAAAAACCAGCGCCAGTACACCATCGACTACACCGCCGACCTCGCCTCGCAGGTCAGCCTGAACATGTCGCTGAATGCGCAGATCGCCCTCAACCTGTTACCGATCGTCGAACAACCGCAGTCGTCCGACGAACAGCAGGCACTGCTGCGCAAGCTCCAGCAATCGCTGCCCGACCTGCGCAGCCTGGCCCTGCTCAGCCCGTCCGGGAAAATCATCAACGACAGCGCCAGCGACAGCCACGACGCCGATTACCTCGGTGAACTGGTGCGCCGTAGCCGCGCCCAGGCGCATTACTTCAGCAACGCCGACGACGGCTCGGTGGTGCATCTGTTATTGCATCAGGCCAGCGGCAGCACCCGCGGCTACTGGGTTTTGCGCCTGACCCCGACCTTCTTCGACTCGCTGACCAAGCAGGGCGAAACCGGCATCCGCCCGTTGTGGCTGGTGGAAAACCGTCTCAATCATCAGATCATCAGCCGCGACGAAGCGCTGTCCTCAGCCAGGCCCGGCGTGCTGAGTCCGGACGACATGGCCAACACCGTGCTCACCGTGCCGCTGAGCAGCAGCGACTGGCAGTTGCGCGGGCTGTTCGACCGCCAGCGCGTGCTCGAAGAACTGCTACCGGCGTTCATCGGCAAATGCCTGCTGGGTCTGGCGTTCTCGATGCTGCCGGTGATCGCGCTGCTCAACATGCGTCGCCGTCAGCGCCAGTTGCATGAAGGTCGCCGGCGCTATCAGGACATTTTCGAAGGCACTGGCGTGGCGTTGTGCGTGCTCGACCTGTCCGGCCTCAAGCAGGTGTTCGACAAGGCGCAGATCCAGACCAGCGACCAGCTCAAGGCTTGGCTCGACCAGCCGGCCCAGCGCCAGCAACTGCTGCAAGAACTGCGCGTCACCGAGGTCAATCAGGTGGCGCTGCAACTGCTCAATGTCAATTCCTGCGAGCACGCCTGGCAGTTGCTGATCGACGGTCATCCGCACAGCCAGTGCGCCATCGGCAACCAGGTGCTCGACGCCGTTCTGCAGCAACAAAAACAGCTGGAACTGGAAATCAAATTGCCGGACATCAATGGTCGCGATCAGCACCTGTGGATGGTCCTGCGCCTGCCTGAAGAACAGCACGACTATAAAGCGGTGATCCTGAGCATCAACGACATCACCAGCCGCAAGCTGATCGAACTGTCGCTGCTGGAACGCGAAGGCTTCTGGTCGGACGTGGTGCGCACCGTGCCGGATCATCTGTACGTGCAGGACGTGATCAGCCAGCGGATGATTTTCAGCAACCACCACCTCGGCCAGACCCTCGGGTACAACCGCACCGAACTGCATCAGATGGGCGAGTATTTCTGGGAAATCCTCCTGCACCCGGAGGACGCCGACTACTACCATCGCTCGCGGCAGATGCAGCGTCACGCCGGTTACAGCCAGTTGTTGCAATGCCAACTGCGTTTCCGTCATCGCGACGGCAAGTGGCGGCGCTTCGATATTCGTGAGCAGGCGCTGGCCCGCGACAAGCATGATCAGGTCACGCGAATCATTGGCGTGGCCAAGGACATCACCGAGCAGATCGAGGCCAGTGAGTCGTTGCGCGACAGCGAGCAGCGCTACCGCATGCTCGCCGAAAGCATCAGCGATGTGATTTTCTCCACCGACAGCAAGCTGTCGCTGAACTACGTCAGCCCGTCGGTGCAGGCGGTGCTGGGTTACGACGCCGAGTGGATCTTCCAGAACGGCTGGCAATCGACCATCGCCAACCCGCAACAGCTATCCGGCATCTACACCTTGATGGATCGAGTCAGCAAAGCGCTCGACAAGCCTGAGCAACTCGCGCAACTGCGAAGCCAGGTACAGACGCAGATGTTCCTGTTCGACTGCCTGCGCGCCGACGGCCGCAAGATCCCGATCGAGCTGCGGCTGGTGCTGGTGTGGGACGAACACGGCGCGTTCGAAGGCGTGCTCGGCGTCGGTCGCGACATCAGCCAGCAGCGCCGCGCCGAGAAAGACTTGCGCATGGCCGCCACCGTATTCGAGCACTCGACCTCGGCGATCCTGATCACCGACCCCGCCGGTTACATCGTGCAGGCCAACGAAGCCTTCAGCCGGGTCAGCGGTTACGCGGTGTCGGAGGTGCTCGACCAGTTGCCGAACATGCTCACCGTCGACGAGCAACAGGACGCGCACCTGCGCTACGTGCTCAAGCAATTGCACCAGCACAGCACCTGGGAAGGCGAAGTCTGGCTCAAGCGCCGTAACGGCGAGCATTACCCGGCGTGGGTCGGCATCACGGCGGTACTCGACGATGAAGGCGACCTGGCCAGTTACGTGTGTTTCTTCAGCGACATCAGCGAGCGCAAGGCCAGCGAACAGCGCATCCATCGCCTCGCCTACTACGACGCCCTGACCCACCTGCCGAACCGCACGCTGTTCCAGGATCGTCTGCACACTGCACTGCAATCGGCCGAACGGCAGAAGTCGTGGGTGGTGCTGATGTTCCTCGATCTCGACCGCTTCAAGCCGATCAACGACTCGCTCGGCCATGCTGCTGGCGACCGCATGTTGAAAGACATGGCCACGCGGCTGCTGGCCTGCGTCGACGATGACGACACCGTGGCGCGCATGGGCGGCGACGAGTTCACCTTGCTCCTGCAACACCGTTCCAGCCGCGAAATGGCGCTGAATCGGGCGATTCATGTGGCCGAGCAGATTCTCGCCAGTCTGGTGCGACCGTTCGTGCTGGAAGGTCGCGAGTTCTTCGTCACCGCCAGTATCGGCATCGCCCTGAGCCCGCAGGACGGTAACGAACTCAGCCAGCTGATGAAGAACGCCGACACCGCGATGTACCACGCCAAGGAACGCGGCAAGAACAACTTCCAGTTCTATCAGGCCGACATGAACGCCAGTGCGCTGGAACGTCTGGAGCTGGAAAGCGACCTGCGCCATGCGCTGGAGCAGAACGAATTCGTCCTGTATTACCAGCCGCAGTTCAGCGGCGACGGCAAACGCCTGACCGGCGCCGAAGCGCTGCTGCGCTGGCGTCATCCGCGTCGTGGACTGGTGCCGCCGGGGGATTTCATTCCGGTGCTGGAAGAGCTGGGTCTGGTGGTGGACGTTGGCGACTGGGTGATCAGCGAAGCCTGCCGTCAGCTCAAGACCTGGCACCAGAACCGCGTGCGCGTGCCGAAGGTCTCGGTGAACATCTCGGCGCGGCAGTTCTCCGATGGTCAGCTCGGTACGCGTATCGCCACGATCCTGCGCGAAACCGGCCTGCCACCGGCGTGTCTGGAACTGGAGCTGACCGAAAGTATCCTGATGCGCGAAGTCAGCGAGGCGATGCAGATCCTCGCCGGGCTGAAAAACCTTGGCCTGAGCATCGCGGTCGATGACTTCGGCACCGGTTATTCGTCGCTGAACTACCTCAAGCAATTCCCGATCGACGTGCTGAAGATCGACCGCACCTTCGTCGACGGCCTGCCGTCCGGCGAACAGGACGCGCAGATCGCCCGCGCGATCATCGCCATGGCCCACAGCCTCAATCTGGCGGTGATCGCCGAAGGCGTGGAAACCCATGAGCAACTGGACTTCCTGCGCGAGCACGGTTGCGATGAAGTGCAGGGCTATCTGTTCGGACGACCGATGCCGGCGAGCCGCTTCGAGGCGCAATTCAGTAACGACGCCCTCTTCATGTTCGACTGA
- the glyA gene encoding serine hydroxymethyltransferase: MFSRDLTIAKYDADLFAAMEQEAQRQEEHIELIASENYTSPAVMEAQGSVLTNKYAEGYPGKRYYGGCEYVDVVEQLAIDRAKELFGADYANVQPHAGSQANAAVYLALLQGGDTILGMSLAHGGHLTHGASVSSSGKLYNAVQYGIDANGLIDYDEVERLAVEHKPKMIVAGFSAYSQILDFPRFRAIADKVGAYLFVDMAHVAGLVAAGVYPNPVPFADVVTTTTHKTLRGPRGGLILARANAEIEKKLNSAVFPGAQGGPLEHVIAAKAICFKEALQPEFKAYQEQVVKNAQAMAEVFIERGFDVVSGGTKNHLFLLSLIKQDISGKDADAALGKAFITVNKNSVPNDPRSPFVTSGLRFGTPAVTTRGFKEAECKELAGWICDILADLNNEAVIDAVREKVKAICKKLPVYGA; this comes from the coding sequence ATGTTCAGCCGTGATTTGACTATTGCCAAGTACGACGCCGATCTCTTTGCCGCCATGGAGCAAGAAGCTCAGCGCCAGGAAGAGCACATTGAGCTGATCGCTTCGGAAAACTACACCAGCCCTGCGGTGATGGAAGCTCAAGGCTCGGTATTGACCAACAAGTACGCCGAAGGCTACCCGGGCAAGCGCTACTACGGTGGTTGCGAGTACGTCGACGTTGTTGAACAACTGGCCATCGACCGCGCCAAAGAGCTGTTCGGCGCCGATTACGCCAACGTTCAGCCGCACGCCGGTTCGCAAGCCAACGCCGCTGTCTACCTGGCCCTGCTGCAAGGTGGCGACACCATTCTGGGCATGAGCCTGGCCCACGGTGGTCACCTGACTCACGGTGCCAGCGTTTCCTCCTCCGGCAAGCTGTACAACGCCGTGCAGTACGGCATCGACGCCAACGGCCTGATCGACTACGACGAAGTCGAGCGCCTGGCGGTTGAGCACAAGCCGAAAATGATCGTGGCCGGTTTCTCTGCCTACTCGCAGATTCTCGACTTCCCGCGCTTCCGCGCCATCGCTGACAAAGTGGGTGCCTACCTGTTCGTCGACATGGCGCACGTGGCCGGTCTGGTCGCCGCTGGCGTCTACCCGAACCCGGTGCCATTCGCTGACGTGGTCACCACCACCACGCACAAGACCCTGCGCGGTCCTCGTGGCGGTCTGATCCTGGCGCGCGCCAACGCCGAGATCGAGAAGAAGCTGAACTCCGCGGTATTCCCGGGCGCCCAGGGTGGCCCGCTGGAGCACGTGATCGCCGCTAAAGCGATCTGCTTCAAGGAAGCGCTGCAGCCTGAGTTCAAGGCTTACCAGGAACAAGTGGTGAAGAACGCCCAGGCCATGGCCGAAGTGTTCATCGAGCGCGGTTTCGACGTAGTTTCCGGTGGCACCAAGAACCACCTGTTCCTGCTGTCGCTGATCAAGCAGGACATCTCCGGTAAAGACGCCGACGCCGCTCTGGGCAAAGCGTTCATCACCGTGAACAAGAACTCCGTGCCTAACGACCCACGCTCGCCGTTCGTCACTTCCGGCCTGCGCTTCGGCACCCCGGCTGTGACCACTCGCGGCTTCAAGGAAGCCGAGTGCAAAGAGCTGGCCGGCTGGATCTGCGACATCCTGGCTGACCTGAACAACGAAGCGGTGATCGACGCCGTTCGCGAGAAAGTCAAAGCCATCTGCAAGAAACTGCCGGTGTACGGCGCTTAA
- a CDS encoding C4-dicarboxylate transporter DctA, with protein sequence MLRWCSRSIFLQVVLGLVLGIICGLTLPEYSAQLKPLGDGFIKLIKMLIGLIVFCVVVSGISGAGDLKKVGRIGLKSVIYFEVLTTIALVIGLVFAFSTGIGSGANIHLEQLSAADMGDIAERGQHMHTTTQFLMDLIPTSVIGAFADNNILQVLLFSVLFGSALNLVGEAASGISRLINELSHVIFRIMGMIVRLAPIGVFGAIAFTTSKYGLDSLQHLGSLVGLFYLTCMAFVSVILGLVMRASGLRLWPLLKYLREELLIVMGTASSDAVLPQIMRKLEHLGIGSSTVGLVIPTGYSFNLDGFSIYLTLAIVFIANATGTPLAMTDLLTILLVSLITSKGAHGIPGSALVILAATLTAIPAIPVVGLVLVLAVDWFMGIGRALTNLIGNCVATVAIARWEKDIDVQRANKVLSGQQGYTFQPRKTGTPAHQQEF encoded by the coding sequence ATGCTCAGATGGTGCTCGCGTTCAATCTTCCTCCAAGTGGTTCTCGGACTGGTGCTCGGCATCATCTGCGGGCTGACCCTTCCCGAATATTCCGCCCAGCTCAAACCGTTGGGCGACGGCTTCATCAAACTGATCAAGATGCTCATCGGCCTGATTGTGTTCTGCGTGGTGGTCAGCGGCATCAGCGGCGCGGGCGATCTGAAGAAGGTCGGGCGCATCGGCCTCAAGTCGGTGATCTACTTTGAAGTGCTGACCACCATCGCGCTGGTGATCGGTCTGGTGTTCGCTTTCAGCACCGGGATCGGCAGCGGCGCGAATATCCATCTGGAGCAGTTGTCCGCCGCCGACATGGGCGACATCGCCGAACGCGGCCAGCACATGCACACCACCACGCAGTTCCTGATGGACCTGATCCCGACCTCGGTGATCGGTGCCTTCGCCGACAACAACATCCTCCAGGTGCTGCTGTTCTCGGTGCTGTTCGGCAGTGCGCTGAATCTGGTGGGCGAAGCGGCTTCCGGGATCTCGCGGCTGATCAACGAACTGAGCCATGTGATTTTCCGGATCATGGGCATGATCGTGCGTCTGGCACCGATCGGCGTTTTCGGCGCCATCGCCTTCACCACCAGCAAATACGGCCTCGATTCACTGCAACACCTGGGCAGTCTGGTGGGCTTGTTCTACCTGACCTGCATGGCATTCGTCAGCGTGATTCTAGGGCTGGTGATGCGTGCGTCCGGCCTGCGCCTGTGGCCACTGCTCAAGTACCTGCGTGAAGAATTGCTGATCGTCATGGGCACCGCTTCTTCCGACGCCGTGCTGCCACAGATCATGCGCAAACTGGAACACCTGGGCATCGGCAGCTCGACCGTCGGGCTGGTGATTCCCACCGGTTACTCGTTCAACCTCGACGGCTTTTCGATCTACCTGACTCTGGCCATCGTGTTCATCGCCAATGCCACCGGTACGCCGTTAGCGATGACCGACCTGTTGACGATTCTGCTGGTGTCGCTGATCACTTCGAAAGGCGCCCACGGCATTCCCGGCTCGGCGCTGGTGATTCTCGCGGCGACGCTGACGGCGATCCCGGCGATTCCGGTGGTCGGGCTGGTGCTGGTACTGGCGGTGGACTGGTTCATGGGCATTGGCCGGGCGCTGACCAACCTGATCGGCAACTGCGTCGCCACCGTGGCCATCGCCCGTTGGGAAAAGGACATCGATGTGCAACGCGCAAACAAAGTACTCAGCGGTCAGCAGGGCTACACCTTTCAACCGCGTAAAACCGGAACTCCGGCGCACCAGCAAGAGTTCTGA